One genomic segment of Centroberyx gerrardi isolate f3 chromosome 4, fCenGer3.hap1.cur.20231027, whole genome shotgun sequence includes these proteins:
- the LOC139919277 gene encoding uncharacterized protein LOC139919277 — protein MNGTVWGLSHYLPRFMESDSKGFQLWRDYMGLSDAVRELLGRDASSESSPAGSSSPRSETEGLCRAVESGGVNTVCHSGDIGARSVPDLPSESAPTGSSAHRRQVDDLWDALGSFPTDALMEEDLKPPVRPAGPRGAKERRKATRSKAPELPAPPSPDRMFCSFCKRNGESEPVFGSRWLKNRAGDVTRPSLRQCVCPLCRATGARAHPEHSCPVVDSTYSPV, from the coding sequence ATGAACGGTACGGTTTGGGGACTCTCTCACTATCTACCGCGCTTCATGGAGTCGGACAGCAAAGGTTTCCAGCTCTGGCGAGACTACATGGGCCTATCGGACGCCGTCAGAGAGCTCCTGGGGCGAGACGCCTCCAGTGAGTCCTCGCCGGCAGGCTCGTCCAGTCCGCGTTCTGAAACTGAAGGTCTCTGCAGGGCGGTGGAGTCTGGGGGCGTCAACACGGTGTGCCACAGCGGCGACATCGGGGCGCGCTCGGTGCCTGATCTCCCCAGTGAATCTGCACCGACGGGCTCCTCAGCTCATCGTCGACAAGTTGATGACCTGTGGGACGCGCTCGGCTCCTTTCCCACAGACGCCCTGATGGAGGAGGACCTCAAGCCTCCCGTCAGACCGGCGGGACCCCGGGGGGCCAAAGAGCGCAGGAAGGCGACTCGTTCCAAGGCGCCGGAGCTGCCAGCACCTCCTTCACCTGATCGCATGTTCTGCAGTTTCTGCAAGCGCAACGGGGAGTCGGAGCCGGTGTTCGGTTCCCGTTGGCTGAAGAACCGGGCCGGAGATGTGACGCGTCCCTCTCtacggcagtgtgtgtgtccgctgTGCCGGGCCACGGGCGCCCGAGCCCACCCCGAGCACTCCTGTCCCGTGGTCGACAGCACGTACAGTCCCGTGTGA
- the lsp1a gene encoding uncharacterized protein lsp1a isoform X2: MSSAIVRRNSSKQGLQNLMRVTAQRSIEDAEEAERERRRRAREAFRRTNSGSAPGEPAQENGSLAEDGLFDGSLKPSSSPSLEEDEGFSDWTQRREKRRQQRLQELSQGAEEEEEEEEEKHTNTMNGAVPEKSVLASASASSSFSSSTSSARLHRQQQVEVDKARTAAERRKEREEEEALRADRARREEERKEEEQKKRAEQMKRAEQKKREEHMRTANRREEIRMPDEEVEKRREVKVSYTSKVFLQQEAKHSNSNGDADEEEVTSHNKTKRSTSRAVETDEAEAILETEQRLEKIRRSHQQKESQELEQLRHRQAEAEQELEELKRRREERRRVRDEEERRREEEEQQRLAKEEEERRRMKEDIERRRMEAAERMKSLSSSGVEGDETFSPFSPKAPTHKITERTESLNRSLKKSNSFKKTQPPVLLSKIDDKLEQYAHAVENAQEAKAAKAGPADLPGSPEVVASKKNLFEAGEAWSQSPTKGPTKEAEGLKVGVADLITHWVKGSPDGSRQAAAKPADVKPGDVMQKRNMWEIIGDSSGRPGQRARGSASGKRYKFIVTGHGKYEKISIDDENEDEFTDGKSDLCHDDY, encoded by the exons ATGTCCAGCGCGATCGTGAGGAGGAACTCCAGCAAGCAGGGTTTACAGAACCTGATGAG GGTGACGGCCCAGCGGAGCATCGAGGATGCCgaggaggcggagagggagCGGCGGCGCCGGGCGCGAGAGGCTTTCCGCCGGACCAACAGCGGCTCGGCGCCCGGGGAGCCGGCTCAGGAGAACGGGAGTCTGGCAGAAGACGGCCT GTTCGACGGCAGCCTGAAGCCGAGCTCCTCCCCGTCGCTGGAGGAGGACGAAGGCTTCAGCGACTGGACGCAGCGCCGGGAGAAACGCAGGCAGCAGCGACTGCAGGAGCTCAGCcagggagcggaggaggaagaggaggaggaggaggagaaacatacGAACACGATGAACGGAGCTGTTCCCGAAAAGAGCGTCCTGGCCTCGGcctcggcctcctcctccttctcctcctccacctcctccgctCGCCTCCATAGGCAGCAGCAGGTGGAAGTAGACAAGGCCAGGACGGCggctgagaggaggaaggagcgcgaggaggaggaggcgctcCGAGCCGACAgggcgaggagggaggaggagaggaaggaggaggagcagaagaagagggcGGAGCAGATGAAGAGGgcggagcagaagaagagggaggagcaTATGAGGACGGCcaacaggagggaggagatccGAATGCCAGATGAGGAG gtggagaaaagaagagaggtgAAAGTCTCGTATACATCAAAGGTTTTCCTTCAACAGGAAGCGAAACACAGCAACAGCAATGGAGACGCAGACGAggaggaagtgacatcacacaataaaacaaaaaggtcTACCAG CAGAGCCGTGGAGACGGACGAGGCGGAGGCCATCTTGGAGACGGAGCAGCGGCTGGAGAAGATCCGGCGGAGCCACCAGCAGAAGGAGAGccaggagctggagcagctgcGGCACCGGCAGGCGGAGGCcgagcaggagctggaggagctgaagaggaggagggaggagagacgcaGGGTCCGGGACGAAGAGGAGCgccggagggaggaggaggagcagcaacGTCTGGCCAAAGAGGAG gaggagaggaggaggatgaaggaggacatagagaggaggaggatggaggcagcagagaggatgAAGAGCCTGAGTTCCTCCGGTGTGGAGGGAGACGAGACCTTCAGCCCCTTCAGTCCCAAAGCTCCCACCCACAAG ATCACAGAGAGAACGGAGTCGCTGAACCGCTCACTGAAGAAAAG TAACAGCTTCAAGAAGACGCAGCCTCCGGTTCTGCTGTCCAAGATCGACGACAAGCTGGAGCAGTATGCACACGCTGTGGAG AACGCCCAGGAGGCCAAGGCAGCCAAGGCGGGGCCGGCGGACCTGCCCGGCTCTCCTGAAGTCGTCGCCTCCAAGAAGAACCTGTTTGAGGCCGGGGAAGCCTGGAGCCAGAGTCCCACCAAGGGTCCCACCAAG GAGGCCGAGGGGCTGAAGGTGGGCGTGGCCGACCTCATCACCCACTGGGTGAAGGGAAGTCCCGACGGCAGCAGGCAGGCGGCCGCCAAACCCGCA GATGTGAAACCTGGAGATGTGATGCAGAAGAGAAACATGTGGGAGATCATTGGAGATTCATCTGGGAGGCCGGGGCAACGGGCcagg GGCTCGGCTTCTGGGAAAAGGTACAAATTCATTGTGACTGGTCATGGAAAATATGAGAAGATCTCCATCGACGATGAGAACGAAGACGAATTCACTGATGGAAAATCTG
- the lsp1a gene encoding uncharacterized protein lsp1a isoform X1 translates to MSSAIVRRNSSKQGLQNLMRVTAQRSIEDAEEAERERRRRAREAFRRTNSGSAPGEPAQENGSLAEDGLFDGSLKPSSSPSLEEDEGFSDWTQRREKRRQQRLQELSQGAEEEEEEEEEKHTNTMNGAVPEKSVLASASASSSFSSSTSSARLHRQQQVEVDKARTAAERRKEREEEEALRADRARREEERKEEEQKKRAEQMKRAEQKKREEHMRTANRREEIRMPDEEVEKRREVKVSYTSKVFLQQEAKHSNSNGDADEEEVTSHNKTKRSTSRAVETDEAEAILETEQRLEKIRRSHQQKESQELEQLRHRQAEAEQELEELKRRREERRRVRDEEERRREEEEQQRLAKEEEERRRMKEDIERRRMEAAERMKSLSSSGVEGDETFSPFSPKAPTHKRANEEGLTAESAYSITERTESLNRSLKKSNSFKKTQPPVLLSKIDDKLEQYAHAVENAQEAKAAKAGPADLPGSPEVVASKKNLFEAGEAWSQSPTKGPTKEAEGLKVGVADLITHWVKGSPDGSRQAAAKPADVKPGDVMQKRNMWEIIGDSSGRPGQRARGSASGKRYKFIVTGHGKYEKISIDDENEDEFTDGKSDLCHDDY, encoded by the exons ATGTCCAGCGCGATCGTGAGGAGGAACTCCAGCAAGCAGGGTTTACAGAACCTGATGAG GGTGACGGCCCAGCGGAGCATCGAGGATGCCgaggaggcggagagggagCGGCGGCGCCGGGCGCGAGAGGCTTTCCGCCGGACCAACAGCGGCTCGGCGCCCGGGGAGCCGGCTCAGGAGAACGGGAGTCTGGCAGAAGACGGCCT GTTCGACGGCAGCCTGAAGCCGAGCTCCTCCCCGTCGCTGGAGGAGGACGAAGGCTTCAGCGACTGGACGCAGCGCCGGGAGAAACGCAGGCAGCAGCGACTGCAGGAGCTCAGCcagggagcggaggaggaagaggaggaggaggaggagaaacatacGAACACGATGAACGGAGCTGTTCCCGAAAAGAGCGTCCTGGCCTCGGcctcggcctcctcctccttctcctcctccacctcctccgctCGCCTCCATAGGCAGCAGCAGGTGGAAGTAGACAAGGCCAGGACGGCggctgagaggaggaaggagcgcgaggaggaggaggcgctcCGAGCCGACAgggcgaggagggaggaggagaggaaggaggaggagcagaagaagagggcGGAGCAGATGAAGAGGgcggagcagaagaagagggaggagcaTATGAGGACGGCcaacaggagggaggagatccGAATGCCAGATGAGGAG gtggagaaaagaagagaggtgAAAGTCTCGTATACATCAAAGGTTTTCCTTCAACAGGAAGCGAAACACAGCAACAGCAATGGAGACGCAGACGAggaggaagtgacatcacacaataaaacaaaaaggtcTACCAG CAGAGCCGTGGAGACGGACGAGGCGGAGGCCATCTTGGAGACGGAGCAGCGGCTGGAGAAGATCCGGCGGAGCCACCAGCAGAAGGAGAGccaggagctggagcagctgcGGCACCGGCAGGCGGAGGCcgagcaggagctggaggagctgaagaggaggagggaggagagacgcaGGGTCCGGGACGAAGAGGAGCgccggagggaggaggaggagcagcaacGTCTGGCCAAAGAGGAG gaggagaggaggaggatgaaggaggacatagagaggaggaggatggaggcagcagagaggatgAAGAGCCTGAGTTCCTCCGGTGTGGAGGGAGACGAGACCTTCAGCCCCTTCAGTCCCAAAGCTCCCACCCACAAG AGAGCGAATGAAGAAGGTTTGACGGCAGAAAGTGCGTATTCG ATCACAGAGAGAACGGAGTCGCTGAACCGCTCACTGAAGAAAAG TAACAGCTTCAAGAAGACGCAGCCTCCGGTTCTGCTGTCCAAGATCGACGACAAGCTGGAGCAGTATGCACACGCTGTGGAG AACGCCCAGGAGGCCAAGGCAGCCAAGGCGGGGCCGGCGGACCTGCCCGGCTCTCCTGAAGTCGTCGCCTCCAAGAAGAACCTGTTTGAGGCCGGGGAAGCCTGGAGCCAGAGTCCCACCAAGGGTCCCACCAAG GAGGCCGAGGGGCTGAAGGTGGGCGTGGCCGACCTCATCACCCACTGGGTGAAGGGAAGTCCCGACGGCAGCAGGCAGGCGGCCGCCAAACCCGCA GATGTGAAACCTGGAGATGTGATGCAGAAGAGAAACATGTGGGAGATCATTGGAGATTCATCTGGGAGGCCGGGGCAACGGGCcagg GGCTCGGCTTCTGGGAAAAGGTACAAATTCATTGTGACTGGTCATGGAAAATATGAGAAGATCTCCATCGACGATGAGAACGAAGACGAATTCACTGATGGAAAATCTG